From Scomber scombrus chromosome 13, fScoSco1.1, whole genome shotgun sequence, a single genomic window includes:
- the si:dkey-219c10.4 gene encoding high affinity cGMP-specific 3',5'-cyclic phosphodiesterase 9A: protein MATKIIFFTVNGRPEQAEFPVDCPAQDVKDLFRCAAEAGPHDILKLYNPKGNIINISPRLEPNGPNSCYKLEVVAADSNSVDLAGALGFDLSAMEKRLQGLEKKILTEAGETPAVVYEMKKQVDSFREKLESVEHLSWLGLFKDLSEGTHKPSPFYHKRTLRKTREECEHVREKFLQMSSLEVSEEVRQYLKTPTFDNWQWEDAEIMVLLQVMYTDLDFIAIYNIEPEVLQQFLFEVYRRYNNIPFHNFKHCFCVTQMMYGLIWLTDIRSKMDSIDLLIMLTSAVCHDLDHTGYNNAYQINARTELALRYNDISPLENHHCAVAFEIMEKTESNIFRNVSMDQFKRIREGIIKCILATDMTRHNEILNKFKCILPTFDFTNKDHRDVLMMILIKVSDISNEARPMEVAEPWLDCLLQEFYNQSDVEKLEGLPVTPFMDRDKITKPSSQTGFIRFVLLP from the exons ATGGCAACAAAAATCATCTTCTTCACGGTCAACGGGAGACCGGAGCAGGCTGAGTTCCCCGTGGACTGTCCTGCTCAGGATGTCAAAG ATCTCTTCCGCTGTGCAGCTGAAGCGGGACCCCACGACATCCTGAAGCTGTACAACCCCAAAGGCAACATCATCAACATCTCCCCTCGTCTGGAGCCCAATGGCCCAAACTCCTGCTACAAGCTGGAGGTGGTGGCTGCCGACAGCAACA GTGTGGATCTTGCTGGTGCACTAGGATTTGACCTCTCAGCCATGGAGAAAAG ACTTCAGGGCCTGGAGAAGAAAATCCTGACTGAAGCCGGCGAGACTCCTGCAGTCGTGTATGAGATGAAGAAGCAGGTGGATTCATTCAGGGAGAAACTAGAG AGTGTGGAGCATCTGAGCTGGCTCGGATTATTCAAGGATTTATCAGAAGGAACACACAAGCCGTCCCCGTTTTACCATAAGAGGACGCTGCGGAAGACCAGAGAGGAGTGTGAGCATGTACGGGAAAAGTTCCTTCAAATGAG CTCTCTGGAGGTTTCAGAAGAAGTGAGGCAGTACTTAAAGACTCCAACCTTTGATAACTG gCAGTGGGAGGACGCAGAGATCATGGTGCTCCTGCAGGTCATGTACACAGATTTGGATTTCATAGCGATCTACAACATCGAGCCTGAAGTGCTGCAGCAGTTTTTGTTTGAAGTCTACCGAAGATACAACAACATCCCTTTTCATAACTTCAAGCACTGCTTCTGTGTCACCCAgatg ATGTACGGTTTGATCTGGCTGACTGATATCAGGAGTAAGATGGACAGCATCGACCTGCTGATCATGCTGACATCTGCAGTTTGTCACGACCTCGACCACACAGGATACAACAACGCCTACCAG ATAAATGCTCGGACTGAACTCGCTCTTCGCTACAACGACATCTCCCCGCTGGAGAACCACCACTGTGCTGTAGCTTTTGAGATAATGGAGAAG ACAGAGAGCAACATCTTTAGAAACGTATCCATGGATCAGTTCAAACGGATAAGAGAAGGGATAATCAA ATGTATTCTGGCAACCGACATGACGAGACACAACGAGATCCTCAACAAGTTTAAATGCATCCTGCCGACGTTTGACTTCACCAACAAAGACCACAGAGACgtg ctgatgaTGATTCTGATCAAAGTGAGCGACATCTCCAACGAGGCACGGCCCATGGAGGTGGCCGAACCCTGGTTGGACTGTCTCCTGCAGGAATTTTACAACCAG AGTGATGTGGAGAAGTTAGAGGGTCTTCCTGTGACTCCCTTCATGGATCGGGATAAGATAACCAAACCTTCATCTCAAACTGGCTTCATCAGATTTGTGCTTTTGCCT
- the nifk gene encoding MKI67 FHA domain-interacting nucleolar phosphoprotein: MTETKAESGSKPAKELLALNPKQESDFKKKVQEAKKKKSAKGVVRVTPGVIYVGHLPLGLFEPQLKTYFEQFGKVLRLRLSRSKKTGGSKGYAFVEFDCDEVAKIVAETMNNYLMGERLIKCHVVEPEKVHEKLFVGSQKEFKKPSHPAVGRYNKERTAEQIAKMTDKLLRKESKLRKRLAAHGIEYEFPGFASQVPKKKKSDGMDASTCSDGPTPVCTPSLLERRKSMVVGDDDGDDEIILKIPAVDKDEEEGSSEEEEGSDNEEGEEEEEEEGDESEGEEPSEGDKPATEEAEPQ, translated from the exons ATGACTGAGACTAAAGCAGAGTCTGGGTCTAAACCAGCCAAAGAGCTGCTGGCTTTAAACCCAAAACAAGAGTCTGACTTCAAGAAGAAGGTCCAGGAggcgaagaagaagaaatcagCTAAG GGAGTGGTTCGTGTGACACCCGGAGTGATTTATGTCGGACATTTACCTCTCGGGTTGTTTGAACCTCAACTCAAAACTTACTTTGAACAGTTTGGGAAAGTCCTCCGACTGCGGCTGTCCAGGAGTAAAAAG ACAGGTGGAAGCAAAGGTTACGCATTCGTAGAGTTTGACTGCGATGAAGTTGCTAAGATTGTTGCAGAGACCATGAATAATTACCTGATGGGAGAGAGACTCATCAAAT GTCACGTGGTCGAGCCGGAGAAGGTACACGAGAAGCTGTTTGTCGGCTCTCAGAAGGAATTTAAAAAGCCGTCTCATCCCGCCGTAGGACGCTACAACAAGGAGCGCACGGCCGAGCAGATCGCCAAGATGACGGACAAGCTGCTGCGTAAAGAGTCGAAGCTCCGCAAGAGGCTCGCTGCACACGGCATCGAATACGAATTCCCAGGATTC gCTTCTCAGGTGcctaagaagaagaagtctgACGGCATGGACGCTTCAACGTGTAGCGAT GGCCCCACACCTGTCTGCACCCCCTCCCTGCTGGAGAGGAGGAAGTCGATGGTTGTCGGGGACGACGACGGGGACGACGAGATCATCCTCAAGATTCCTGCTGTGGATAAAGACGAAGAAGAGGGTTcctcagaggaagaggaaggcaGCGATaatgaagaaggagaagaggaggaggaggaggagggagatgagTCGGAGGGCGAGGAGCCGTCCGAAGGAGACAAACCCGCCACAGAGGAGGCGGAGCCACAGTGA